The following proteins come from a genomic window of Populus nigra chromosome 6, ddPopNigr1.1, whole genome shotgun sequence:
- the LOC133695782 gene encoding zinc finger protein JAGGED, producing MRHENNPLDLNNLPEDYSRDGKQVLDEGSPSGYRKKKSGAKNGKEECGKVYECRFCSLKFCKSQALGGHMNRHRQERETETLNRARQLVFNSDTLAAPGGHPGCHPMGTGSYIPAGNIGDPFRSVYPPRLFPGSSSTLLPAPPNQHPHHSYLYTPPSRLPAYKSQYPQQPINDYYIGHVLNNTSQTYPSHQNVNYNMGGSESNYTCIGAPVGHGGFGPGSSRSTEGSGRDGSLSNQEEGLNWGRNHAAGGQQQCLDHPSSINRFQEYGF from the exons AT GAGACACGAGAATAACCCATTAGACCTCAACAACTTGCCTGAGGATTACTCTAGAGATGGTAAACAAGTCCTTGATGAAGGCTCCCCCTCTG gctacaggaaaaagaaaagcgGCGCTAAGAATGGGAAAGAAGAGTGTGGTAAGGTCTACGAGTGTAGGTTTTGTTCCCTCAAGTTCTGCAAATCTCAAGCTCTTGGAGGGCACATGAACCGACACAGACAAG AGAGGGAGACAGAAACATTGAACCGGGCTCGCCAACTGGTGTTCAATAGTGATACTTTAGCAGCCCCTGGGGGTCATCCAGG CTGCCATCCGATGGGAACAGGGAGCTACATTCCAGCAGGCAACATTGGAGATCCATTTAGATCTGTGTACCCACCAAGACTGTTCCCTGGCTCTTCATCAACTCTCTTACCAGCACCACCAAATCAACATCCTCATCATTCATATCTATACACGCCTCCTTCACGCCTCCCGGCTTATAAATCGCAATATCCTCAACAGCCCATCAACGATTACTACATTGGACATGTACTCAACAACACTTCACAAACATACCCTTCCCACCAGAATGTGAACTACAACATGGGTGGCTCAGAATCCAATTACACTTGCATTGGTGCACCGGTAGGTCATGGTGGGTTCGGACCTGGTTCAAGCCGTAGCACGGAAGGAAGTGGTAGAGATGGATCACTGAGCAATCAGGAGGAAGGTTTGAATTGGGGAAGGAACCATGCAGCAGGAGGACAGCAGCAGTGTTTGGATCATCCTTCATCGATCAATCGGTTTCAAGAATATGGGTTTTaa